Proteins from one Bacteroides zhangwenhongii genomic window:
- a CDS encoding amidophosphoribosyltransferase, whose amino-acid sequence MGGFFGTVSKASCVTDLFYGTDYNSHLGTKRGGLATYSKEKGFIRSIHNLESTYFRTKFEGELDKFKGNAGIGIISDTDAQPIIINSHLGRFAIITVAKVVNIQQLEDELLNQNMHFAELSSSNTNQTELIALLLIQGRNFVEGIENVFKHIKGSCSMLILTEDGSIIAARDQWGRTPIVIGKKEGAYAATSESSSFPNLDYEIEKYLGPGEIVRMYDDHIEQLREPNEDMQICSFLWVYYGFPTSCYEGRNVEEVRFTCGLKMGQTDQSEVDCACGIPDSGVGMALGYAEGKGVPYHRAISKYTPTWPRSFTPSNQEMRALVAKMKLIPNRAMLEGKRLLFCDDSIVRGTQLRDNVKILYDYGAKEVHMRIACPPLIYACPFVGFSASKNALELITRRIIKELEGDENKNLDKYATTGSPEYEKMVGIIAERFGLSSLKFNTVETLIEAIGLPKCKVCTHCFDGSSHF is encoded by the coding sequence ATGGGAGGTTTTTTCGGAACAGTCTCGAAAGCTAGTTGCGTGACTGATTTATTCTACGGCACAGATTATAACTCACATCTGGGTACAAAGCGGGGAGGACTCGCGACATACAGTAAGGAAAAAGGGTTTATACGCTCCATTCATAATTTGGAAAGTACCTATTTTCGAACAAAGTTCGAAGGAGAATTGGACAAGTTTAAAGGAAACGCCGGTATCGGCATTATTAGTGACACAGACGCTCAACCTATTATTATTAACTCTCACCTCGGTCGCTTCGCCATTATTACCGTTGCAAAGGTTGTCAATATTCAACAACTGGAAGATGAACTCCTCAATCAAAATATGCACTTCGCCGAACTTAGTTCGAGCAATACCAATCAGACAGAACTTATCGCATTACTTCTGATACAAGGTAGAAACTTTGTGGAAGGTATTGAGAATGTGTTCAAGCACATCAAAGGTTCTTGTTCAATGCTTATCTTGACGGAGGACGGAAGTATCATCGCTGCTCGTGACCAGTGGGGGCGTACTCCTATCGTAATAGGAAAAAAAGAAGGAGCATACGCTGCGACAAGCGAATCATCCAGTTTTCCGAATTTGGATTATGAGATAGAGAAATACTTAGGTCCCGGTGAAATCGTCCGTATGTATGACGATCATATCGAACAACTTCGTGAACCGAATGAGGATATGCAGATTTGTTCGTTCTTGTGGGTGTACTATGGCTTTCCTACTTCTTGTTATGAAGGACGGAATGTAGAAGAGGTGCGCTTCACTTGTGGATTGAAGATGGGACAGACAGATCAATCGGAAGTGGACTGTGCTTGTGGTATTCCTGATTCGGGAGTGGGTATGGCTTTGGGATATGCGGAAGGCAAGGGTGTTCCTTATCACCGTGCGATTTCAAAATATACACCGACCTGGCCTCGTAGTTTTACTCCTAGTAATCAGGAGATGCGTGCGTTAGTGGCGAAGATGAAATTGATTCCGAACCGTGCAATGCTTGAAGGTAAACGTTTGTTGTTTTGTGATGATTCTATCGTTCGTGGCACGCAGTTGCGTGATAATGTGAAGATACTATATGATTATGGAGCAAAAGAGGTACATATGCGTATTGCCTGCCCTCCATTGATTTATGCTTGTCCGTTTGTAGGTTTTTCCGCTTCCAAAAATGCGTTGGAACTGATTACCCGCCGTATTATTAAGGAATTGGAAGGTGATGAAAATAAGAATTTGGATAAATATGCTACTACCGGGTCTCCCGAATATGAGAAGATGGTTGGTATTATAGCCGAACGTTTCGGGCTTTCTTCTTTGAAGTTCAATACAGTGGAAACATTAATAGAAGCTATCGGTCTGCCCAAATGCAAGGTTTGTACACATTGCTTTGATGGCAGTAGCCATTTTTAA
- a CDS encoding glycoside hydrolase family 97 protein — MKNMKKRTVTWLCLLFSLLMCTSAKAESITSPNGQLQLNFSVNAQGEPMYELSYKGKEVVKPSKLGLELKNDPGLMNGFTLADTKTSTFDETWEPVWGEVKSIRNHYNEMAVILNQKAQDRNIIIRFRLYDDGLGFRYEFPLQKNLNYFVIKEEHSQFAMAGDHTAFWIPGDYDTQEYDYTESRLSEIRGLLQGAITGNASQTSFSPTGVQTSLQMKTDDGLYINLHEAALVDYSCMHLNLDDRNLVFESWLTPDSQGDKGYMQAPCRSPWRTVIVSDDARDILSSKLTLNLNDPCAYEDVSWIKPVKYIGVWWEMISGKSSWAYTDDVYSVKLGETDYSKTKPNGRHAANNDNVKRYIDFASEHGFDQVLVEGWNEGWEDWFGKSKDYVFDFVTPYPDFDLKMLNAYAKSKGVKLMMHHETSASVRNYERHLDVAYQFMVDNGYNAVKSGYVGNIIPRGEHHYGQWMNDHYLYAVKKAADYKICVNAHEAVRPTGLCRTYPNLVGNESARGTEYEAFAGNKPFHTTLLPFTRLIGGPMDYTPGIFDTKLSFLSGDHSFVRTTLAKQLALYVTMYSPLQMAADFPENYERHMDAFQFIKDVAVDWDDSKYLEAEPGDYITVARKAKGTDNWFVGGITDENPRTSAFTLDFLEPGKQYVATLYADGKDADFEKNPTSYQIKKGIVTAKTRISVKLARSGGFALSLIEAAPSDKKIIKKWK; from the coding sequence ATGAAGAACATGAAGAAAAGAACTGTAACATGGCTTTGCCTGCTGTTTTCTTTATTAATGTGCACATCAGCAAAGGCTGAAAGTATTACTTCTCCCAACGGACAGTTACAACTTAATTTCTCCGTCAATGCGCAAGGAGAACCAATGTATGAACTTTCTTATAAAGGAAAAGAAGTAGTTAAGCCTTCAAAACTGGGACTAGAATTGAAAAATGATCCCGGGCTGATGAATGGATTTACTCTGGCAGATACTAAAACATCAACTTTTGATGAAACATGGGAACCGGTGTGGGGAGAGGTGAAATCAATCCGCAACCATTATAATGAGATGGCTGTTATTTTGAATCAGAAGGCACAAGATCGCAATATCATTATCCGTTTCCGTCTTTATGATGATGGCTTGGGATTCCGGTATGAATTCCCATTGCAGAAGAATTTGAATTATTTTGTGATTAAGGAAGAACATTCCCAGTTTGCTATGGCGGGAGATCATACGGCCTTTTGGATTCCCGGCGATTATGATACTCAGGAATACGATTATACCGAGTCCAGACTTTCTGAAATTCGTGGATTGTTGCAAGGGGCGATTACCGGAAACGCTTCTCAAACCTCTTTCTCGCCAACAGGTGTGCAAACTTCTTTGCAGATGAAAACGGATGATGGTCTGTATATCAACCTGCATGAAGCTGCTTTGGTTGATTATTCCTGTATGCATTTGAACCTTGATGACCGGAACCTGGTTTTTGAATCGTGGTTGACACCGGACTCACAAGGAGATAAAGGATATATGCAAGCGCCTTGTCGTTCTCCTTGGCGCACGGTAATCGTGAGTGATGATGCACGTGATATTCTGTCGTCTAAGCTGACATTGAATCTGAACGATCCTTGTGCCTATGAAGATGTTTCTTGGATTAAACCGGTGAAATACATTGGTGTGTGGTGGGAAATGATTAGCGGAAAAAGTTCTTGGGCATATACGGACGATGTTTACTCTGTGAAATTGGGCGAAACAGATTATTCAAAAACAAAACCGAACGGACGCCATGCAGCGAATAACGATAATGTGAAACGGTACATTGACTTTGCTTCTGAACATGGATTTGATCAAGTATTGGTAGAAGGATGGAACGAAGGTTGGGAAGATTGGTTCGGCAAATCAAAAGATTATGTATTTGATTTCGTTACACCTTATCCTGATTTCGATTTGAAAATGCTGAATGCATATGCGAAGTCAAAAGGAGTAAAGCTGATGATGCATCACGAGACATCCGCTTCTGTCCGTAACTATGAACGTCATTTGGACGTGGCATATCAATTTATGGTAGATAACGGCTACAATGCAGTGAAGAGTGGATATGTCGGCAATATCATTCCTCGTGGCGAACATCATTACGGACAATGGATGAACGACCATTATCTATATGCAGTGAAGAAAGCGGCTGATTATAAGATTTGTGTGAATGCTCATGAGGCAGTCCGTCCCACCGGACTATGTCGTACTTATCCGAATCTGGTCGGCAATGAGTCGGCGCGTGGTACGGAGTATGAAGCATTTGCCGGTAATAAACCGTTTCACACCACTTTACTTCCTTTTACCCGTCTGATTGGCGGACCGATGGATTATACTCCGGGTATTTTTGATACCAAACTTTCTTTCTTGTCGGGCGATCATAGTTTTGTACGTACTACATTGGCTAAACAATTGGCTCTTTATGTAACGATGTACAGCCCTTTGCAGATGGCGGCTGATTTCCCTGAAAACTACGAACGTCATATGGATGCATTTCAATTTATCAAGGATGTAGCCGTTGATTGGGATGACAGTAAGTATCTGGAGGCAGAACCGGGAGATTACATCACCGTTGCACGTAAGGCGAAGGGTACTGATAACTGGTTCGTAGGTGGTATCACTGATGAGAATCCCCGTACTTCTGCTTTTACACTTGATTTTCTCGAACCGGGAAAACAATATGTAGCGACATTGTATGCTGACGGAAAGGATGCGGACTTTGAAAAGAATCCAACTTCTTATCAAATAAAGAAAGGTATAGTGACTGCTAAAACCCGGATTTCTGTCAAACTGGCCCGTAGCGGAGGATTTGCATTGAGCTTGATTGAAGCAGCTCCGTCGGATAAGAAGATAATCAAGAAATGGAAATAA
- the crcB gene encoding fluoride efflux transporter CrcB, which produces MSKEVIYIFIGGGTGSALRYFIQLLMHERIVPYHFPWATFTVNLLGSFLIGLFYALSERFHLPFEVRLFLTTGLCGGFTTFSTFSSDGVGLLKGEFYGTFVLYTLLSIGIGLAATLAGGYVGKQI; this is translated from the coding sequence ATGAGTAAAGAAGTTATCTATATCTTTATCGGTGGAGGAACCGGTAGTGCACTGCGTTATTTCATCCAGTTGTTAATGCACGAACGAATCGTCCCTTATCATTTTCCATGGGCCACTTTCACGGTCAATCTTCTTGGCAGTTTTCTCATCGGTCTGTTCTATGCCCTTTCAGAGCGATTTCACCTTCCGTTCGAGGTCCGTTTGTTTCTGACAACGGGTTTATGTGGAGGTTTCACAACGTTCTCTACTTTCTCCAGTGACGGCGTAGGTCTGCTGAAAGGAGAATTTTACGGAACATTTGTTCTATATACATTATTAAGTATAGGAATAGGATTAGCCGCAACGTTAGCCGGCGGATATGTGGGAAAACAGATTTAA
- the eno gene encoding phosphopyruvate hydratase, producing MKIEKIVAREILDSRGNPTVEVDVVLESGIMGRASVPSGASTGEHEALELRDGDKQRYGGKGVQKAVDNVNKIIAPKLIGMSSLNQRGIDYAMLALDGTKTKSNLGANAILGVSLAVAKAAANYLDLPLYRYIGGTNTYVMPVPMMNIINGGSHSDAPIAFQEFMIRPVGAPSFREGLRMGAEVFHALKKVLKDRGLSTAVGDEGGFAPNLEGTEDALNSILAAIKAAGYEPGKDVMIGMDCASSEFYHDGIYDYTKFEGEKGKKRTAEEQINYLEELINKFPIDSIEDGMSENDWEGWKKLTERIGNRCQLVGDDLFVTNVDFLAMGIEKGCANSILIKVNQIGSLTETLNAIEMAHRHGYTTVTSHRSGETEDTTIADIAVATNSGQIKTGSLSRSDRMAKYNQLLRIEEELGDLAVYGYKRIK from the coding sequence ATGAAAATTGAAAAAATTGTAGCTCGAGAAATTCTCGATTCAAGAGGTAACCCCACAGTAGAAGTTGACGTGGTATTGGAATCCGGCATTATGGGACGTGCATCTGTGCCGTCAGGTGCTTCCACAGGTGAACACGAAGCATTGGAACTTCGCGATGGTGACAAACAGCGCTATGGTGGAAAAGGAGTACAAAAAGCGGTTGATAATGTAAATAAAATCATCGCTCCGAAGCTGATTGGTATGTCTTCACTCAATCAGAGAGGTATCGACTACGCAATGCTGGCATTGGACGGCACTAAGACTAAATCGAATTTAGGTGCTAACGCTATTCTCGGCGTATCTCTTGCCGTAGCTAAAGCTGCTGCCAACTATCTGGACCTTCCTTTATACCGCTATATCGGTGGAACAAATACGTATGTAATGCCTGTACCGATGATGAACATCATCAACGGTGGTTCACATAGCGATGCTCCGATCGCATTCCAGGAATTTATGATCCGCCCCGTAGGTGCTCCTTCTTTCAGAGAAGGTCTGCGCATGGGTGCTGAAGTATTCCACGCTTTAAAGAAAGTCTTGAAAGACCGTGGCCTTAGCACTGCTGTAGGTGATGAAGGTGGTTTCGCACCTAACCTCGAAGGTACGGAAGATGCTTTGAATTCTATTCTGGCCGCTATCAAAGCAGCAGGATACGAACCGGGCAAAGACGTTATGATCGGTATGGACTGTGCTTCTTCCGAATTCTACCACGATGGTATTTACGATTATACCAAGTTTGAAGGTGAAAAAGGTAAGAAACGTACCGCTGAAGAACAAATCAACTACCTGGAAGAACTGATTAACAAGTTCCCTATCGACTCTATCGAAGACGGTATGAGCGAAAATGATTGGGAAGGCTGGAAAAAGCTGACCGAACGCATCGGCAACCGTTGCCAGCTAGTAGGTGACGACTTGTTCGTAACCAACGTAGATTTCCTTGCAATGGGTATCGAAAAAGGCTGTGCCAACTCTATCCTGATTAAAGTAAACCAAATCGGTTCGCTGACAGAAACACTGAACGCTATCGAAATGGCTCACCGCCATGGATACACTACTGTTACTTCTCACCGTTCGGGTGAAACAGAAGATACTACTATCGCCGATATCGCAGTAGCTACTAACAGCGGACAGATCAAAACAGGTTCTTTAAGCCGCTCAGACCGTATGGCTAAATACAATCAGTTACTCCGCATTGAAGAGGAATTGGGCGATTTGGCTGTGTATGGATACAAGAGAATCAAGTAA
- a CDS encoding DUF4199 domain-containing protein encodes MKMTENRSYLQKYAMHFGTYMGAYWILKFILLPLMFTIPFFQLLYVILTLAVPIIGYYYVKIYRDKVCGGAIQFSHAVLFTIFMYMFASLLVAVAHYIYFQFIDHGFIFNALADFWNQAIEQSPALQENKELMKDMFDADKINSLSAINITMQMLSSDVFFGSILAIPTGLMVMKKAKPGNNEPS; translated from the coding sequence ATGAAGATGACAGAGAACAGAAGCTATTTACAGAAATACGCCATGCATTTTGGCACATATATGGGAGCTTATTGGATATTGAAATTCATACTACTTCCATTGATGTTTACTATACCTTTTTTCCAATTGCTATATGTTATTCTAACGCTAGCCGTGCCAATCATAGGTTATTATTACGTAAAAATCTATCGCGACAAAGTATGCGGAGGAGCTATACAATTCTCACACGCTGTTCTTTTCACTATATTTATGTATATGTTCGCTTCCCTATTGGTAGCCGTAGCACATTACATATACTTCCAGTTTATAGATCACGGCTTTATCTTCAACGCCCTTGCTGATTTTTGGAACCAAGCGATAGAGCAAAGTCCCGCTTTACAAGAAAACAAAGAACTTATGAAAGATATGTTTGATGCAGATAAAATAAACTCGCTCAGCGCTATCAACATTACCATGCAAATGCTGTCATCGGACGTATTTTTCGGAAGTATCCTTGCCATCCCTACCGGATTAATGGTAATGAAAAAAGCGAAGCCCGGAAACAATGAGCCGAGTTGA
- a CDS encoding glycosyltransferase family 2 protein: MDISVVVPLFNEEESLPELYAWIERVMQANGFSFEVIFVNDGSTDRSWEVIEKLKSQSEHVRGIKFRRNYGKSPALYCGFAEAQGDVVITMDADLQDSPDEIPELYRMITEDGYDLVSGWKQKRYDPLSKTLPTKLFNATARKVSGIKNLHDFNCGLKAYRREVVKHIEVYGEMHRYIPYLAKNAGFKKIGEKVVHHQARKYGTTKFGLNRFVNGYLDLLSLWFLSKFGIKPMHFFGLLGSLMFLIGMISVIIVGGSKLYAMYNNLPYRLVTDSPYFYLSLTAMIIGTQLFLAGFLGELISRNAPERNNYQIEKKI, translated from the coding sequence ATGGATATATCAGTTGTAGTCCCATTATTCAATGAAGAAGAGTCACTACCCGAACTCTACGCTTGGATAGAACGGGTAATGCAAGCCAACGGATTCTCATTTGAGGTGATTTTCGTTAATGACGGAAGTACGGACCGTTCATGGGAAGTGATAGAAAAGCTAAAATCCCAATCGGAGCATGTAAGAGGTATCAAGTTCCGTCGCAACTACGGCAAGTCACCCGCACTCTACTGTGGATTCGCAGAAGCGCAGGGAGACGTGGTTATAACGATGGACGCAGATTTACAGGACAGTCCGGACGAAATACCTGAACTCTACCGGATGATAACCGAAGACGGTTACGACTTGGTTTCCGGCTGGAAACAAAAAAGATATGATCCTCTGTCAAAGACACTTCCCACCAAACTGTTTAATGCAACGGCACGCAAAGTTTCAGGCATTAAAAACCTGCACGACTTCAACTGCGGACTGAAAGCGTATCGCAGAGAGGTCGTAAAACATATCGAAGTGTATGGTGAGATGCACCGTTATATACCTTATCTGGCAAAGAACGCCGGATTCAAGAAAATCGGTGAAAAAGTGGTGCACCATCAAGCCCGCAAATACGGTACAACCAAATTCGGACTTAACCGCTTCGTGAACGGTTATCTGGATTTGCTCTCACTCTGGTTCCTTTCCAAATTCGGAATCAAACCGATGCATTTTTTCGGCTTGTTAGGATCGCTGATGTTTCTCATCGGAATGATTTCCGTTATCATTGTAGGTGGCAGTAAGCTATATGCAATGTACAACAATCTACCATATAGACTAGTGACCGACTCTCCCTATTTTTATTTGTCACTTACGGCAATGATTATAGGCACACAATTATTCCTTGCCGGATTTCTTGGCGAATTAATCTCGCGTAACGCACCGGAACGGAATAACTACCAGATAGAAAAGAAAATTTGA
- a CDS encoding DUF6452 family protein, with protein sequence MKNLVRIFLLLIIVGAAIGIHSSCSDENDCSMAGRPMMYCTFKTNDPDNDKAVLNDTLDSLTVRAMGTDSIILNNEKDVHTVMLPLRYTSDSTVFIFQYDPVRNPEDVDTVYIVQENTPYFQSMECGYMMKQNIISAAFGNRKNSTEKITSIELRNKEANSNEIENLQIFFNYRDRTPVTPD encoded by the coding sequence ATGAAGAATTTAGTTCGTATCTTTCTCCTATTGATAATCGTTGGTGCCGCTATCGGTATCCACAGTTCATGTTCGGACGAAAATGATTGTTCTATGGCAGGACGTCCCATGATGTATTGTACGTTCAAAACCAACGATCCGGATAATGATAAGGCCGTACTCAATGACACACTCGACTCGCTGACAGTCAGAGCAATGGGAACAGACTCCATTATTCTCAACAATGAGAAAGATGTACATACAGTAATGTTGCCGTTGCGCTATACCAGCGATTCCACCGTATTTATCTTCCAATATGATCCGGTACGCAATCCCGAGGATGTAGATACAGTATATATCGTACAAGAGAACACTCCCTATTTTCAGTCTATGGAATGCGGCTACATGATGAAACAAAACATCATCAGTGCTGCATTCGGCAACAGAAAAAACAGTACGGAGAAAATAACGTCTATCGAATTACGAAATAAAGAAGCCAATTCAAATGAAATTGAGAATTTACAGATATTCTTTAACTATCGCGACCGCACACCGGTTACGCCTGATTAG
- a CDS encoding DUF6048 family protein produces MKLRIYRYSLTIATAHRLRLISLLLLFCIGLPLLAQQQRPTHTPKRDQKKKETVEIDTIPFYNGTYIGVDLYGIGSKILGGDFMSSEVSIGVNLKNKFIPTFEFGMGGTDTWSETGIHYKSKAAPFFRIGVDYNTMAKKKEKNSYLYAGLRYAFSSFKYDVSTLPANDPIWGDVIGNPSLEDDYWGGSVPFSHLGMKGSVQWLEIVLGVKVRIYKNFNMGWSVRMKYKTKASIGEYGAPWYVPGYGKYKSNNMGITYSLIYKLPL; encoded by the coding sequence ATGAAATTGAGAATTTACAGATATTCTTTAACTATCGCGACCGCACACCGGTTACGCCTGATTAGTCTGCTTCTACTCTTTTGTATCGGTCTTCCGTTACTGGCACAACAGCAGCGTCCTACTCATACACCCAAAAGAGACCAGAAGAAAAAAGAGACTGTCGAGATAGATACGATTCCGTTTTATAACGGGACGTATATTGGTGTGGATTTATACGGCATAGGAAGCAAAATCTTAGGAGGAGACTTCATGAGTTCAGAAGTCAGCATTGGTGTCAACCTTAAAAACAAATTCATCCCTACTTTTGAATTTGGCATGGGAGGAACAGACACCTGGAGCGAAACGGGTATACACTACAAAAGCAAAGCTGCCCCTTTTTTCCGTATCGGCGTAGACTACAACACGATGGCAAAGAAAAAAGAGAAAAACAGTTATTTATATGCCGGACTTCGTTATGCATTCAGTTCTTTCAAATATGATGTATCAACCCTGCCGGCAAATGATCCTATTTGGGGAGATGTAATAGGCAATCCCAGCTTAGAAGACGATTATTGGGGAGGGAGTGTTCCTTTCAGCCATCTGGGCATGAAAGGCTCGGTGCAATGGTTGGAAATCGTCTTAGGCGTTAAAGTGCGTATTTACAAGAACTTTAATATGGGGTGGTCGGTACGCATGAAATACAAGACAAAAGCTTCTATCGGAGAGTATGGCGCTCCGTGGTATGTGCCGGGTTACGGTAAATATAAATCAAATAATATGGGAATCACCTATTCCCTCATCTATAAATTGCCTCTTTAG
- a CDS encoding manganese efflux pump MntP — protein MTGLEIWLLAIGLAMDCFAVSIASGIILKRTRWRPMLVMAFAFGLFQAIMPLIGWMCAKTFSHLIESIDHWIAFGILAFLGGRMIWESFKEEECCQLFNPANLKVVLTMAVATSIDALAVGISFAFLGIQDYSDILSPILIIGFVSFVLSLIGLIFGIQCGCGLARKLKAELWGGIILVIIGIKILIEHLFFQ, from the coding sequence ATGACAGGACTAGAGATTTGGTTGCTTGCAATAGGTTTGGCGATGGATTGTTTTGCCGTATCCATTGCAAGCGGCATTATTTTGAAACGTACCCGATGGAGACCAATGCTAGTCATGGCCTTTGCTTTCGGACTTTTTCAAGCCATCATGCCACTTATCGGATGGATGTGTGCAAAAACCTTCAGTCATCTTATAGAAAGTATAGATCATTGGATCGCTTTCGGAATTCTTGCCTTTCTGGGAGGCCGAATGATTTGGGAATCCTTTAAAGAAGAAGAATGTTGCCAACTGTTCAATCCGGCAAACTTAAAGGTAGTACTGACCATGGCGGTAGCAACAAGTATCGACGCATTGGCAGTCGGTATTTCATTTGCCTTTTTGGGTATTCAGGATTACAGCGATATCCTTTCTCCTATCCTCATCATAGGATTTGTTTCATTCGTCCTGTCATTAATCGGACTTATTTTCGGCATTCAATGTGGCTGCGGCCTTGCCCGGAAGTTAAAAGCTGAATTATGGGGAGGTATCATTCTGGTAATTATCGGAATTAAAATATTAATTGAGCATCTATTTTTCCAATAA
- a CDS encoding FAD:protein FMN transferase — protein sequence MKTKKSFLWLAFLILATIWILARHNQQANYNSITGLVFGTVYNITYQYDGDLKPEIEAELKRFDLSLSPFNDSSVISRVNRNEEIVTDTFFQKCFNRSMEISRETQGAFDITIAPLANAWGFGFKKGTFPDSIMIDSLLQITGYDKVKLENEKIIKQDPRIMLSCSAVAKGYSVDVVARLLDRKGIKNYMIDIGGEVVVKGFNPKNDRWRIGINKPIDDSLSVKQDIQTVLKVTDLGMATSGNYRNFYYKDGKKYAHTIDPRTGYPVQHNILSATVIAEDCMTADALATSFMVMGLEKAEAFCKAHPKIDAYFIYSGEKGEFETYYTEGMKQYITEAP from the coding sequence ATGAAGACAAAAAAGAGTTTCCTTTGGCTGGCTTTCCTAATTCTGGCAACTATCTGGATATTGGCCAGGCACAATCAACAAGCAAACTACAACAGTATTACCGGTCTGGTGTTCGGAACCGTTTACAATATCACTTATCAATATGACGGTGACTTAAAACCGGAAATCGAAGCGGAGTTAAAACGATTCGACTTGTCACTGTCACCCTTCAATGACAGTTCTGTCATCAGTCGCGTCAATCGTAACGAAGAAATAGTGACAGATACTTTTTTCCAAAAATGCTTCAACCGTTCTATGGAGATCTCCCGCGAGACCCAAGGAGCTTTTGACATAACGATAGCCCCACTCGCCAATGCGTGGGGATTCGGATTCAAGAAAGGCACTTTCCCTGATTCCATAATGATAGATAGTTTGTTGCAAATCACCGGATATGACAAAGTAAAACTTGAGAACGAAAAGATTATCAAACAAGATCCGCGTATTATGTTGAGTTGTAGTGCTGTAGCCAAGGGATACTCAGTGGATGTAGTCGCCCGTCTGTTGGATAGAAAAGGAATCAAGAACTATATGATAGATATAGGTGGCGAAGTGGTGGTAAAAGGATTCAATCCTAAAAACGACCGTTGGCGTATCGGAATCAACAAGCCTATCGATGATTCTCTCTCTGTAAAACAAGATATACAGACGGTACTCAAAGTGACCGATCTCGGTATGGCTACTTCCGGAAACTACCGCAACTTCTATTACAAAGACGGAAAGAAATATGCCCATACCATTGATCCGAGAACGGGCTATCCTGTGCAGCATAACATTCTGTCCGCTACTGTGATAGCGGAAGATTGTATGACAGCCGACGCTTTGGCTACCTCATTTATGGTGATGGGGCTTGAAAAAGCGGAGGCTTTCTGTAAAGCGCATCCCAAGATTGATGCTTACTTTATATATAGTGGAGAAAAAGGAGAGTTCGAGACTTATTACACGGAAGGCATGAAACAATATATAACGGAAGCTCCCTGA
- a CDS encoding OmpH family outer membrane protein, which yields MNRMNYLMNGLAALAFIVLFSQCAGKADNQTATTPVQANAELSGMKIAYVEIDSLLAKYNFCIDLNEAMVKKSENVRMTLNQKANSLNKEKQDFQKKVENNAFLSQDRAQQEYNRLVKLEQDLQELSNKLQNGLMEENNKNSLQFRDSINAFLKEYNKTHGYSLIFSNTGFDNLLYADSAFNITEEIVNGLNARYSPVKK from the coding sequence ATGAATAGAATGAACTACCTCATGAACGGTTTGGCTGCTCTTGCGTTTATCGTTTTATTTTCACAATGCGCTGGCAAAGCTGATAATCAAACTGCTACAACTCCCGTTCAGGCAAATGCTGAATTGTCAGGAATGAAAATTGCTTATGTTGAAATAGACTCGCTGTTGGCCAAATACAATTTTTGTATTGACTTGAATGAGGCTATGGTGAAGAAAAGCGAGAATGTTCGTATGACATTGAATCAGAAAGCTAACTCCTTGAATAAGGAAAAGCAGGACTTCCAGAAGAAAGTGGAAAACAATGCTTTCCTGTCACAAGATAGAGCACAGCAGGAATATAACCGTCTGGTAAAGTTGGAACAAGACTTGCAAGAGCTGAGCAATAAGCTTCAGAATGGCTTGATGGAAGAGAACAATAAGAATAGCTTGCAGTTCCGTGATTCTATCAACGCATTCCTGAAAGAATATAATAAGACTCACGGATATAGCTTGATTTTCAGCAACACCGGTTTCGATAATCTGCTTTATGCTGATAGCGCGTTTAATATTACAGAAGAAATCGTAAACGGATTGAATGCCCGATATTCACCGGTAAAGAAATAG